The following coding sequences are from one Rhabdothermincola sediminis window:
- a CDS encoding hydantoinase B/oxoprolinase family protein — protein sequence MSLDPAGLQILVSRLTGVAEEMGAVLQRAAFSPNIKERADCSAALFTADGELLVQAEHIPVHLGSMPASVRVAIERFGSSLAPGDQVILNDPFAGGTHLNDITLVAPCFADGRLVGWAANRAHHADVGGAAPGSLPADAVEVFEEGLRIPPVKLTEEVRAVLVANSRTPAERDGDLHAQIGANVVGVERLRSFAGEPLAEVLDYGERRMRAELASLPDGTWRFEDVVDSFGPAPYQQVETRIAVAMTVEGDEVTFDFTGTDPQRPGNVNAVEAVTVSSVTFALRCALDPTLPSNGGLLRPVRVHAPAGTIVNARPPAAVGAGNVEVSQRVADVCLGALALALPGRVGAASQGTMNNVLIGGAGWVYYETVGGGQGGRSVGRGMSGVHTAMTNTRNTPIEALERAFPLRVLRQRLRRGSGGAGSAPGGEGIERDLQVLEDATLSLITERRVSQPWGLAGGEPGAVGENWLLPGGDESRAERLPDKCTIHLEAGDVLRMLTPGGGGWGAPVSP from the coding sequence GTGAGCCTCGACCCGGCAGGCTTGCAGATCCTGGTGTCGCGCCTCACGGGGGTGGCCGAGGAGATGGGGGCGGTGCTGCAGCGCGCCGCGTTCAGCCCGAACATCAAGGAACGGGCGGACTGCTCGGCGGCGCTGTTCACCGCGGATGGCGAGCTGCTGGTGCAGGCCGAGCACATCCCCGTGCACCTGGGGTCGATGCCCGCGTCGGTGCGGGTGGCCATCGAGCGCTTCGGGTCGTCGCTGGCGCCGGGCGACCAGGTGATCCTCAACGACCCCTTCGCCGGGGGCACCCACCTCAACGACATCACGCTGGTCGCCCCCTGCTTCGCCGACGGCCGGCTGGTCGGCTGGGCGGCGAACCGGGCGCATCACGCCGACGTCGGTGGCGCCGCGCCGGGCTCGCTGCCGGCGGACGCGGTCGAGGTGTTCGAGGAGGGGCTGCGGATCCCCCCGGTGAAGCTCACCGAGGAGGTGCGCGCGGTGCTGGTGGCGAATTCGCGCACCCCGGCTGAGCGCGACGGGGATCTCCACGCCCAGATCGGGGCCAACGTGGTGGGCGTGGAGCGGCTGCGGTCGTTCGCAGGTGAGCCGTTGGCCGAGGTGCTGGACTACGGCGAGCGGCGGATGCGGGCCGAGCTGGCGTCGCTGCCCGACGGGACGTGGCGCTTCGAGGACGTGGTCGACTCGTTCGGCCCCGCGCCCTACCAGCAGGTCGAGACCCGCATAGCGGTGGCGATGACCGTCGAGGGGGACGAGGTGACCTTCGATTTCACCGGGACCGATCCCCAGCGGCCGGGCAACGTGAACGCGGTGGAGGCGGTCACGGTGAGCTCCGTGACGTTCGCGCTGCGTTGCGCGCTGGACCCCACCCTGCCGAGCAACGGCGGCCTGCTGCGACCGGTGCGGGTGCACGCCCCCGCCGGCACCATCGTGAACGCCCGCCCGCCGGCGGCGGTGGGCGCAGGCAACGTGGAGGTCAGCCAGCGGGTGGCCGACGTGTGCCTCGGTGCGCTGGCCCTCGCTCTGCCCGGCCGGGTGGGGGCGGCGTCGCAGGGGACGATGAACAACGTGCTCATCGGCGGCGCGGGCTGGGTGTACTACGAGACGGTCGGCGGCGGGCAGGGTGGCCGCTCGGTGGGGCGGGGCATGAGCGGGGTGCACACGGCGATGACCAACACCCGAAACACTCCGATCGAGGCGCTGGAGCGGGCGTTTCCGCTGCGGGTTCTTCGGCAACGGCTGCGGCGGGGGAGTGGTGGCGCGGGGTCCGCGCCCGGTGGAGAGGGGATCGAGCGGGACCTGCAGGTGCTCGAGGACGCGACCCTGTCGCTGATCACCGAGCGGCGGGTGTCCCAGCCGTGGGGCTTGGCCGGCGGCGAGCCCGGGGCGGTGGGGGAGAACTGGCTGCTCCCCGGCGGCGACGAGAGCCGGGCCGAGCGTCTGCCCGACAAGTGCACGATCCATCTCGAGGCCGGCGACGTGCTGCGGATGCTCACTCCCGGTGGCGGCGGGTGGGGAGCACCCGTCTCTCCATGA
- a CDS encoding hydantoinase/oxoprolinase family protein: MRLGMRLASDTGGTFTDLVTDDGRVLKVPSTPDDPGRAVRQGIAALAAGPVHVLAHGTTVATNALLERRGAVVALVTTEGLADVIEIARQDRPSLYDHTIDRPAPLVPRPLRFEVRERLDARGEVLVPLDRSSLPSGGQLAGVEAIAVCLLHADLRPDHERAVAEALAARGFDVTCSHEISPEFREYERTVTTVANAYLRPVCRRYLRGLADAAERVVVMTSAGGLVPAAEAAERPAALLLSGPAGGVAAGAAVAVANGYPDAVTFDMGGTSTDVCLVLGGRPEPAAERQVAGLPVRLPSLDVHTIGAGGGSIARVDPGGALVVGPESAGAVPGPACYGQGGTEPTVTDANLVAGRIPLDASFPGLGTLDARLAREALERAGVDAAGVLAVVNANMVQALRKVSVERGVDPRRLALVAFGGAGPLHACDLADALGMPCVIVPARAGVLSAAGILCAPEQRDLVRSWAMPGDHRGLGEARAELAAAALAALGAGDGEVGVEVETWLDCRYEGQSHELRVASVEGFHDAHRRHNGYARPGHPVEVVAVRAAARRRAPVALGDLPLVERAEVAGPAVVAEPDCTIWVPAGWRAEPGVAGALVLRRERDR, encoded by the coding sequence ATGCGTCTCGGGATGCGTCTCGCCAGCGACACCGGTGGCACCTTCACCGACCTGGTCACCGACGACGGCCGGGTGCTCAAGGTGCCCTCCACCCCTGACGACCCGGGTCGGGCCGTGCGCCAGGGCATCGCCGCGCTGGCCGCCGGCCCGGTCCACGTGTTGGCGCACGGCACCACCGTTGCCACCAACGCCCTGCTCGAGCGGCGCGGCGCCGTGGTGGCGCTGGTGACCACCGAGGGCCTGGCCGACGTCATCGAGATCGCCCGCCAGGACCGGCCGTCCCTGTACGACCACACGATCGACCGGCCCGCCCCGCTGGTGCCCCGCCCGTTGCGCTTCGAGGTCCGCGAGCGGCTCGACGCGCGCGGCGAGGTGCTGGTGCCCCTCGACCGGTCGTCGCTGCCCTCCGGCGGGCAGCTCGCGGGGGTGGAGGCGATCGCGGTGTGCCTCCTGCACGCGGACCTGCGACCCGACCACGAGCGGGCCGTGGCCGAGGCGCTCGCTGCTCGGGGCTTCGACGTGACCTGCTCGCACGAGATCAGCCCCGAGTTCCGCGAGTACGAGCGAACGGTGACCACTGTGGCCAACGCCTACCTGCGGCCGGTGTGCAGGCGGTACCTGCGAGGCCTCGCCGATGCCGCCGAGCGGGTGGTGGTGATGACTTCGGCCGGTGGGCTGGTGCCCGCGGCGGAGGCCGCCGAGCGCCCGGCGGCGTTGCTGCTGTCGGGACCGGCCGGTGGGGTGGCGGCTGGGGCGGCGGTGGCGGTGGCCAACGGGTACCCCGACGCCGTCACCTTCGACATGGGGGGCACCAGCACCGACGTGTGCCTGGTGCTGGGCGGGCGGCCCGAGCCCGCGGCTGAGCGGCAGGTGGCCGGGCTGCCGGTGCGGCTGCCGTCGCTGGACGTCCACACCATCGGCGCGGGCGGCGGGTCCATCGCCCGCGTCGACCCCGGTGGGGCACTGGTGGTCGGCCCCGAGAGCGCGGGCGCGGTCCCCGGCCCGGCCTGCTACGGGCAAGGCGGCACCGAGCCGACGGTGACCGACGCCAACCTGGTCGCCGGGCGCATCCCCCTCGACGCCTCGTTCCCGGGTTTGGGGACCCTCGACGCCCGCCTGGCCCGCGAGGCGCTCGAGCGGGCGGGTGTCGACGCGGCGGGGGTGCTGGCGGTGGTGAACGCCAACATGGTGCAGGCGTTGCGGAAGGTGTCGGTGGAGCGGGGGGTCGATCCCCGCCGGCTGGCCCTGGTGGCCTTCGGCGGCGCGGGGCCGCTGCACGCCTGCGACCTCGCCGACGCGCTGGGCATGCCGTGCGTGATCGTGCCGGCCCGGGCGGGTGTGCTCTCGGCGGCGGGGATCCTGTGTGCGCCCGAGCAGCGGGACCTGGTGCGCTCGTGGGCGATGCCGGGTGACCACCGTGGGCTGGGGGAGGCCCGGGCGGAGCTGGCGGCGGCGGCGCTGGCCGCGCTGGGCGCGGGTGACGGCGAGGTGGGGGTGGAGGTGGAGACCTGGCTGGACTGCCGCTACGAGGGGCAGAGCCATGAGCTGCGGGTGGCCTCGGTGGAGGGCTTCCACGACGCGCACCGGCGCCACAACGGCTACGCCCGGCCGGGCCACCCGGTGGAGGTCGTGGCCGTGCGGGCCGCCGCCCGGCGGCGGGCGCCAGTGGCCCTCGGGGACCTGCCGCTGGTCGAGCGGGCCGAGGTCGCCGGCCCGGCGGTGGTCGCGGAGCCGGACTGCACGATCTGGGTGCCGGCCGGTTGGCGAGCCGAGCCGGGGGTGGCGGGGGCGTTGGTGCTGCGCCGGGAGCGGGACCGGTGA
- a CDS encoding SLOG family protein: protein MSTVVYTDGACSGNPGPGGWAWAVPAGPYASGAEPRTTNQRMEITAALEAVRANPGRLEVVSDSTYVVNCFRDRWWEGWLERGWKNSQRKPVANRDLWEPLVELVRARGDVTFRWVKGHGGDPMNELVDRLAVEAALEQRGRSGIGPPPELGPADQVGRPQPAALADAPLPGHPLVVFGHRPPELGGYGDNPVAAEVRRKLVEILRAKHELFADLVVVTGLRLGAEMLGAQAAREAGVPYLVVLPYPHPEKVWPDESQHQFRDLLDDAIDVITLERKEPRSKQQAGAALARRDAWLARHAAEAVLVWDRRDESLGRLHRSLADHLGDDVWILEPPAPDPEP from the coding sequence ATGAGCACCGTCGTGTACACCGACGGCGCGTGCAGCGGGAACCCGGGGCCCGGCGGGTGGGCGTGGGCCGTACCTGCCGGCCCGTACGCGTCCGGCGCGGAGCCGCGGACCACGAACCAACGCATGGAGATCACCGCCGCGCTCGAAGCCGTGCGGGCCAACCCCGGCCGGCTGGAGGTGGTGAGCGACTCCACCTACGTCGTCAACTGCTTCCGCGACCGCTGGTGGGAGGGATGGCTCGAGCGGGGTTGGAAGAACAGCCAGCGCAAGCCGGTCGCCAACCGCGACCTGTGGGAGCCGTTGGTCGAGCTGGTGCGCGCCCGCGGTGACGTCACCTTCCGCTGGGTCAAGGGTCACGGCGGTGACCCGATGAACGAGCTGGTGGACCGCCTGGCGGTCGAAGCCGCGCTCGAGCAGCGGGGGCGGTCCGGTATTGGACCGCCCCCCGAGTTGGGGCCGGCCGACCAGGTGGGGCGACCCCAGCCGGCGGCGCTGGCCGACGCGCCGCTGCCCGGCCATCCCCTTGTGGTGTTCGGTCACCGTCCCCCTGAGCTCGGCGGCTACGGGGACAACCCGGTGGCCGCCGAGGTTCGCCGCAAGCTGGTGGAGATCCTCCGGGCCAAACACGAGCTGTTCGCTGACTTGGTGGTGGTGACGGGGTTGCGGCTCGGGGCCGAGATGCTCGGCGCGCAGGCCGCCCGGGAGGCGGGTGTGCCGTACCTGGTGGTGCTGCCGTACCCGCATCCCGAGAAGGTGTGGCCCGACGAGTCCCAGCACCAGTTCCGTGACCTGCTCGACGACGCCATCGACGTGATCACCCTGGAACGCAAGGAACCACGTTCCAAGCAGCAGGCCGGCGCCGCGCTGGCCCGCCGGGACGCGTGGCTGGCCCGGCACGCGGCCGAAGCGGTGCTGGTGTGGGATCGCCGGGACGAGAGCCTCGGTCGCCTCCACCGCTCGCTCGCCGACCACCTCGGCGACGACGTGTGGATCCTCGAACCACCCGCGCCCGACCCGGAGCCCTGA
- the aceE gene encoding pyruvate dehydrogenase (acetyl-transferring), homodimeric type — MIIDQFVHQLPDTDPGETQEWLESLDAVIDAKGKTRARYLVSKLTERARERQIGTPAEVNTPYVNTIPTAEQPWFPGDEALEKRIRAFIRWNAAVMVVYANKRADGIGGHLSTFASSASLYEVGFNWFFRGKEDGLPGDHVYFQGHAAPGVYARAYLEGRLDEAHLENFRRELSGEGPGLSSYPHPWLMPDFWEFPTVSMGLGPINSIYHARFNRYLQHRQIDDTSESRVWCFLGDGECDEPETLGSISLAGRERLDNLIWVVNCNLQRLDGPVRGNGKIIQELEAVFRGSGWNVIKVIWGTAWDELLERDTDGLLLHKMNTTVDGDFQRYAVSDGAHIREHFFGPDPRLRQMVEHLSDDELRALPRGGHDYRKLYAAYKAATEQRGAPTVILAKTVKGWALGSEVEGRNATHQIKKMTTEQLRELRDRLRLDDVIPDDALDGDRPPYYRPPEGSIEHTYLMERRRALDGPLPARMVTIRRPLELPPDSAFTELAAGSGGQQVSTTMAFTRLIRNLARTEHFGPRVVPIIPDEARTFGMDALFRELKIYAAQGQLYEPVDAKLLLSYSEDQRGQILEEGITEAGSMASFTAAGTAYATRGVPMVPFFIFYSMFGFQRVGDLIWAAADAQAKGFLLGATAGRTTLLGEGLQHQDGHSHVLASTVPTCQAYDPAFAYEMAAIIRDGLHRMYGGPGGTGEAIFYYLTLYNENYEMPPQPEAVSDEDICSGIYRFTGAPDGTEPAATILFSGTAHLAAREAQAQLAEQHGIGAELWSVTSWKRLREEALSIERWNRLHPTEPPRTPLVTERLAASTGPIVAVTDFMKAVPDQIARFIPAGRTFVPLGTDGFGRSDTRQALRRFFETDAAHVEVAVLGAMARDGAVDPSVAAKAIDRLGVDPDLPDPRTR; from the coding sequence ATGATCATCGACCAGTTCGTCCATCAGCTCCCCGACACCGACCCCGGCGAGACGCAGGAGTGGCTCGAGTCCCTCGACGCGGTGATCGACGCCAAGGGCAAGACCCGGGCCCGCTACCTGGTCTCCAAGCTCACCGAACGAGCCCGCGAGCGCCAGATCGGCACCCCGGCGGAGGTCAACACCCCGTACGTCAACACCATCCCCACCGCCGAGCAGCCCTGGTTCCCTGGCGACGAAGCCCTCGAGAAGCGCATCCGGGCGTTCATCCGCTGGAACGCGGCTGTCATGGTCGTCTACGCGAACAAGCGGGCCGACGGCATCGGTGGCCACCTGTCGACCTTCGCCTCATCGGCGTCGCTGTACGAGGTCGGGTTCAACTGGTTCTTCCGGGGCAAGGAGGACGGCCTGCCCGGCGACCACGTCTACTTCCAGGGCCATGCCGCTCCCGGAGTCTACGCGCGGGCGTACCTCGAGGGGCGACTCGACGAGGCCCACCTCGAGAACTTCCGCCGCGAACTCTCCGGTGAGGGCCCCGGCCTCTCCTCGTACCCCCACCCCTGGTTGATGCCCGACTTCTGGGAGTTCCCGACCGTGTCGATGGGACTCGGGCCGATCAACTCCATCTACCACGCCCGGTTCAACCGCTACCTCCAGCACCGCCAGATCGACGACACCAGCGAGTCGAGGGTGTGGTGCTTCCTCGGTGACGGCGAGTGCGACGAGCCCGAGACGCTGGGCTCGATCTCGCTCGCCGGGCGGGAGCGTCTCGACAACCTGATCTGGGTGGTCAACTGCAACCTGCAGCGCCTCGACGGGCCGGTGCGGGGCAACGGCAAGATCATCCAGGAGCTCGAGGCGGTGTTCCGCGGGTCGGGTTGGAACGTCATCAAGGTCATCTGGGGCACCGCCTGGGACGAGTTGCTCGAGCGCGACACCGACGGCTTGCTGCTGCACAAGATGAACACCACCGTCGACGGCGACTTCCAGCGCTACGCGGTGAGCGACGGCGCGCACATACGCGAGCACTTCTTCGGCCCCGACCCCCGGCTGCGCCAGATGGTGGAGCACCTGAGCGACGACGAGCTGCGTGCCCTGCCCCGGGGCGGGCACGACTACCGCAAGCTCTACGCGGCGTACAAGGCGGCCACCGAGCAGCGGGGCGCGCCGACGGTGATCCTGGCCAAGACGGTGAAGGGATGGGCGCTCGGCTCCGAGGTCGAGGGCCGCAACGCCACCCACCAGATCAAGAAGATGACCACCGAGCAGCTCCGTGAGCTGCGCGACCGGCTCCGGCTCGACGACGTCATCCCCGACGACGCGCTCGACGGCGATCGCCCGCCCTACTACCGCCCACCGGAAGGCTCCATCGAGCACACCTACCTGATGGAGCGGCGTCGGGCGCTCGACGGGCCGCTGCCAGCTCGGATGGTGACGATCCGCCGACCGCTCGAGCTCCCACCGGACAGCGCGTTCACGGAGCTCGCGGCCGGGTCGGGAGGGCAGCAGGTGTCAACCACGATGGCCTTCACCCGTCTGATCCGGAACCTGGCTCGAACCGAGCACTTCGGGCCCCGGGTGGTGCCCATCATCCCCGACGAGGCCCGCACCTTCGGGATGGACGCGCTGTTCCGAGAGCTCAAGATCTACGCCGCGCAGGGCCAGCTCTACGAACCGGTCGACGCCAAGCTGCTGCTGTCGTACTCCGAGGACCAGCGGGGCCAGATCCTGGAGGAGGGGATCACCGAAGCGGGTTCGATGGCGAGCTTCACCGCTGCGGGTACCGCCTATGCGACCCGCGGGGTGCCGATGGTGCCCTTCTTCATCTTCTACTCGATGTTCGGCTTCCAGCGGGTGGGCGACCTGATCTGGGCTGCCGCGGACGCGCAGGCCAAAGGGTTCCTCCTGGGGGCCACCGCAGGGCGCACCACGCTGCTCGGCGAGGGTCTCCAGCACCAGGACGGACACAGCCACGTGCTGGCGTCCACCGTGCCCACCTGCCAGGCCTACGACCCCGCGTTCGCCTACGAGATGGCAGCCATCATCCGGGACGGGCTGCACCGCATGTACGGCGGTCCGGGCGGCACCGGCGAGGCGATCTTCTACTACCTCACCCTCTACAACGAGAACTACGAGATGCCACCCCAGCCGGAGGCGGTGAGCGACGAGGACATCTGCTCGGGGATCTACCGCTTCACGGGCGCACCCGACGGCACCGAACCGGCGGCGACGATCCTGTTCTCGGGCACCGCGCACCTCGCCGCCCGCGAAGCGCAGGCCCAACTCGCCGAGCAGCACGGCATCGGCGCCGAGCTGTGGAGCGTCACGTCGTGGAAGCGGCTGCGGGAGGAGGCGCTCTCGATCGAGCGCTGGAACCGGCTCCATCCCACCGAGCCGCCCAGGACGCCACTGGTGACCGAACGCCTGGCCGCGAGCACCGGCCCCATCGTCGCGGTCACCGACTTCATGAAGGCCGTCCCCGACCAGATCGCCCGCTTCATCCCTGCCGGCCGCACGTTCGTACCGCTCGGTACCGACGGCTTCGGGCGCAGCGACACCCGCCAGGCGCTACGCCGGTTCTTCGAGACCGACGCCGCCCACGTCGAAGTGGCGGTGCTCGGCGCGATGGCTCGCGACGGTGCCGTCGATCCCTCCGTCGCAGCGAAAGCCATCGACCGCCTGGGCGTCGATCCCGACCTCCCCGATCCCCGTACCCGCTGA
- a CDS encoding HhH-GPD-type base excision DNA repair protein, with product MPAKTLPVTGDPDADALLASEPLALLIGMLLDQQVPMEWAFKGPWTLRQRLGGSLDAATIAAMDPAALEGRFKQKPALHRYPAAMAKRTQALCQFIVDHYGGDAGAVWRGVRTGDELYRRLRELPGYGDEKAKIFMAILAKRFGKKPKGWEEAAAPFSDGTPRSVADIDGPQALRRVREYKQAMKAQGKGKAD from the coding sequence ATGCCCGCCAAGACCCTGCCCGTGACCGGTGACCCCGATGCCGACGCGCTCCTGGCCTCCGAGCCCTTGGCGCTGCTGATCGGCATGCTCCTCGACCAGCAGGTGCCCATGGAGTGGGCGTTCAAGGGACCTTGGACGCTACGCCAGCGGCTCGGCGGCTCCCTTGACGCGGCCACCATCGCGGCGATGGACCCCGCCGCGCTGGAGGGGCGGTTCAAGCAGAAACCCGCGCTGCACCGCTACCCGGCGGCGATGGCCAAGCGCACACAAGCCCTCTGCCAGTTCATCGTCGACCACTACGGGGGCGACGCGGGGGCGGTGTGGCGGGGGGTGCGCACCGGCGACGAGCTGTACCGGCGGCTGCGCGAGCTGCCCGGCTACGGCGACGAGAAGGCCAAGATCTTCATGGCCATCCTGGCGAAGCGCTTCGGCAAGAAGCCGAAGGGTTGGGAGGAAGCCGCGGCGCCCTTCTCCGACGGCACCCCCCGGTCGGTCGCCGACATCGACGGCCCGCAGGCTCTCCGGCGGGTGCGGGAGTACAAGCAGGCGATGAAGGCCCAGGGCAAGGGCAAAGCCGACTGA
- a CDS encoding alpha/beta hydrolase, producing the protein MEKLFESGGLGIAGHLALPRIAPGTSVPGLVISHGFPHLRGGGRISAQSFPELADRIATELGWVVLVFTFRGCGDSDGDFSLGGWLEDLLAAARWLRGVEGVRDVWACGFGTGGALALCAAARDPGIRGVAAIAAPADFDDWAGNPRRLLQHAREVGIIHRASFPPAFDVWARELRDIRGVSCAAQVAPRPVLVLHGSDDDVVPVFDARVVADAHGDADLRIIEGGPHHLRHDPRAIAVLLGWLDRQRAQASARV; encoded by the coding sequence GTGGAGAAGCTCTTCGAGAGCGGAGGGCTCGGCATCGCGGGCCACTTGGCCCTGCCGCGCATCGCTCCCGGCACCTCGGTGCCGGGCCTGGTGATCAGCCACGGTTTCCCCCACCTGAGAGGAGGTGGGCGGATCTCCGCTCAGTCGTTCCCCGAGCTCGCCGATCGGATCGCCACCGAGCTGGGCTGGGTGGTGCTGGTGTTCACCTTCCGGGGCTGCGGCGACTCCGACGGCGACTTCTCGCTCGGTGGGTGGCTCGAGGACCTGCTCGCCGCGGCTCGCTGGTTGCGTGGGGTCGAGGGGGTCCGGGACGTGTGGGCGTGCGGCTTCGGTACCGGCGGTGCCCTGGCGCTGTGCGCCGCGGCGCGGGATCCGGGCATCCGTGGGGTGGCCGCGATCGCCGCACCGGCGGACTTCGACGACTGGGCCGGCAACCCGCGCCGGCTGCTCCAGCACGCACGGGAGGTGGGGATCATCCACCGCGCCAGTTTCCCCCCGGCATTCGACGTGTGGGCCCGGGAGCTGCGCGACATCCGAGGCGTGTCCTGCGCCGCTCAGGTGGCACCCCGGCCGGTGCTGGTGCTGCACGGCTCCGATGACGACGTCGTGCCGGTCTTCGACGCCCGGGTCGTCGCCGACGCCCACGGCGACGCGGACCTGCGCATCATCGAAGGGGGGCCGCACCACTTGCGCCATGATCCGCGAGCGATCGCCGTGCTGCTCGGTTGGCTCGACCGGCAGCGGGCGCAGGCCTCCGCCCGGGTCTGA
- a CDS encoding acyl-CoA dehydrogenase family protein, which yields MNFAFSEEQEELRTIVRQFLEAKSPESAVREQMETERGFDDAVWKQMAEQLGLQSLIVPEEFGGQGFGYVELIVVLEEMGRYLLCAPYFSTVVLAANTLIHSGDDAAKADYLPGIASGETIATLAFTEPNGRWDESGIEATATEEGGTWKLSGTKSFVLDGHTANLILVAARTGKGVSLFAVDGDAAGLTRTPLATMDQTRKQAKLELDGVEGRLIGEEGKGWDVLSTVLDLAAVALAAEQVGGAQRCLDMAVEYAKVRVQFGRPIGSFQAIKHKCADMLLEVESAKSAAYYAGWCASEMNDELPSVASLAKAYCSDAYFHAAAENIQIHGGIGFTWEHPAHLYFKRAKSSELLFGDPTYHRELLAQRIGI from the coding sequence GTGAACTTCGCCTTCAGTGAGGAGCAGGAAGAGCTTCGCACCATCGTCCGCCAGTTCCTCGAGGCCAAGTCGCCCGAGTCCGCGGTGCGGGAGCAGATGGAAACCGAGCGGGGCTTCGACGACGCCGTCTGGAAGCAGATGGCCGAACAGCTCGGCCTGCAGAGCCTCATCGTGCCCGAGGAGTTCGGCGGGCAGGGCTTCGGCTACGTCGAGCTGATCGTGGTGCTGGAGGAGATGGGCCGCTACCTGCTGTGCGCGCCGTACTTCTCGACCGTGGTGCTCGCCGCCAACACGCTGATCCACTCGGGTGACGACGCCGCCAAGGCCGACTACCTGCCGGGCATCGCGTCGGGGGAGACCATCGCCACCCTGGCCTTCACCGAGCCCAACGGCCGCTGGGACGAGTCCGGCATCGAGGCGACGGCCACCGAGGAGGGCGGCACCTGGAAGCTGAGCGGCACCAAGAGCTTCGTGCTCGACGGGCACACCGCGAACCTCATCCTGGTCGCGGCCCGCACCGGCAAGGGCGTGAGCCTCTTCGCCGTCGACGGTGACGCAGCCGGCCTCACCCGCACCCCGCTGGCCACCATGGATCAGACCCGCAAGCAGGCGAAGCTCGAGCTCGACGGGGTCGAGGGCCGCCTGATCGGCGAGGAAGGCAAGGGCTGGGACGTACTCTCGACGGTGCTGGACCTCGCGGCCGTGGCCCTCGCCGCGGAGCAGGTCGGCGGCGCGCAGCGCTGCCTCGACATGGCGGTGGAGTACGCCAAGGTGCGGGTGCAGTTCGGGCGCCCCATCGGCTCCTTCCAGGCCATCAAGCACAAGTGCGCCGACATGCTCCTCGAGGTGGAGTCGGCGAAGTCGGCGGCGTACTACGCCGGCTGGTGCGCCTCGGAGATGAACGACGAGCTGCCCTCGGTGGCCAGCCTGGCGAAGGCCTACTGCTCGGACGCCTACTTCCACGCCGCCGCAGAGAACATCCAGATCCACGGCGGCATCGGCTTCACCTGGGAGCATCCCGCCCACCTGTACTTCAAGCGGGCCAAGAGCTCCGAGCTGCTCTTCGGCGACCCCACCTACCACCGCGAGCTGCTCGCCCAACGCATCGGAATCTGA
- a CDS encoding MBL fold metallo-hydrolase: MGTLHYQDEQAEIHKLVVGPLDNNVFVVRCRDTGQSLLIDAANEHERLLELCQRLDVRRVLETHGHWDHIQAVPAVRDAGYDVGVTAADASMLDAYDFVLEDDSVIEVGRLRLRTIATPGHTPGSICFLLEGSPVLFSGDTLFPGGPGATKFPGGDFETIIRSIDTRLFTLPAETLVLPGHGDDTTIGAERPHLQEWIDRGW; the protein is encoded by the coding sequence GTGGGCACGCTGCACTACCAGGACGAGCAGGCCGAGATCCACAAGCTGGTGGTTGGCCCGCTTGACAACAACGTGTTCGTGGTGCGCTGCCGTGACACCGGCCAGTCCCTGCTCATCGACGCCGCCAACGAGCACGAGCGGCTGCTGGAACTCTGTCAGCGCCTCGACGTGCGTCGGGTGCTCGAGACCCACGGCCACTGGGACCACATCCAAGCGGTGCCGGCGGTGCGCGACGCGGGCTACGACGTGGGGGTCACCGCCGCGGACGCGAGCATGCTCGACGCCTACGACTTCGTGCTCGAGGACGACTCGGTGATCGAGGTGGGGCGGCTGCGGCTCCGCACCATCGCCACCCCCGGGCACACCCCGGGCTCGATCTGCTTCCTCCTCGAAGGCTCGCCCGTGCTGTTCAGCGGCGACACCCTGTTCCCCGGCGGCCCGGGGGCCACGAAGTTCCCGGGTGGGGACTTCGAGACCATCATCCGCTCCATCGACACCCGCCTGTTCACCCTGCCGGCGGAGACCCTCGTGCTGCCCGGGCACGGCGACGACACCACCATCGGCGCCGAGCGGCCCCACCTGCAGGAGTGGATCGACCGGGGCTGGTAG
- a CDS encoding RrF2 family transcriptional regulator, with product MRVTAKVDYAVRAGVLLAQAAARGEGPVKGDRLAEEQGLPLKYLENILAELRQAGIVRSQRGAEGGYWLGRPAEEVSVADVIRAVEGPLANVRGERPDDLAYPDGVGALREVWIATRAALRSVLEAVSLADVARGNLPGSVRALLDDPEAWEPH from the coding sequence GTGCGGGTCACCGCGAAGGTCGATTACGCCGTGCGCGCCGGCGTGCTGCTGGCGCAGGCTGCGGCGCGTGGCGAGGGTCCGGTCAAGGGTGACCGGCTCGCCGAGGAGCAGGGGTTGCCCCTCAAGTACCTGGAGAACATCCTGGCCGAGCTGCGCCAGGCCGGTATCGTGCGCAGCCAGCGGGGGGCCGAGGGGGGGTACTGGCTGGGCAGGCCGGCCGAGGAGGTCAGCGTGGCCGACGTGATCCGTGCCGTCGAGGGCCCGCTGGCCAACGTGCGCGGCGAGCGACCGGACGACCTCGCGTACCCGGACGGCGTCGGGGCCTTGCGGGAGGTGTGGATCGCCACCCGGGCCGCGCTGCGGTCGGTGCTTGAGGCGGTGAGCCTGGCCGATGTCGCCCGCGGGAACCTGCCCGGCAGCGTGCGTGCCCTGCTCGACGACCCGGAGGCGTGGGAGCCGCACTGA